The following are from one region of the Sorghum bicolor cultivar BTx623 chromosome 2, Sorghum_bicolor_NCBIv3, whole genome shotgun sequence genome:
- the LOC8081721 gene encoding trinucleotide repeat-containing gene 18 protein, translated as MKLFAFVRRARRSPDAAPEDTATATAVSAAAGKRRRRPSSSSSSSSSSSSGSAAAWKPTLGAISEDAAMTAASMAKAQAKPASAPKARARSPRRATRAPSYDDFRHYGQPTVLPAFTPTAFLF; from the exons ATGAAGCTGTTCGCCTTCGTGAGGCGCGCGCGCCGGTCGCCTGATGCGGCGCCCGAGGACACCGCCACGGCCACCGCCGTCTCTGCAGCCGCGGGGAAGCGGCGCCGGAGGCCGTCTTCGTCTTCctcttcgtcgtcgtcgtcgtcgtcggggtcggcggcggcgtggaAGCCGACGCTGGGCGCCATCTCCGAGGACGCCGCCATGACGGCCGCGTCCATGGCGAAGGCGCAGGCGAAGCCAGCCTCAGCGCCGAAAGCCAGGGCCAGGTCGCCTCGCCGTGCCACCCGGGCGCCGAGCTACGACGACTTCCG GCACTACGGCCAGCCGACGGTGCTGCCGGCGTTCACGCCCACGGCCTTCCTGTTCTGA
- the LOC8081719 gene encoding isopentenyl-diphosphate Delta-isomerase I — protein MAAAVVDDAGMDAVQKRLMFEDECILVDEKDNVVGHESKYNCHLMEKIESENLLHRAFSVFLFNSKYELLLQQRSATKVTFPLVWTNTCCSHPLYRESELIQEDYLGVRNAAQRKLLDELGIPAEDAPVDQFTPLGRMLYKAPSDGKWGEHELDYLLFIVRDVKVQPNPDEVADIKYVNREELKELIRKADAGEDGVKISPWFRLVVDNFLMGWWDHVEKGTLGEAVDMETIHKLKE, from the exons ATGGCCGCCGCGGTGGTCGACGACGCTGGGATGGACGCCGTCCAGAAGCGGCTCATGTTCGAGGACGA ATGCATTTTGGTGGACGAGAAGGACAATGTTGTTGGCCATGAGTCAAAGTACAACT GCCATCTGATGGAAAAGATTGAGTCTGAGAATCTGCTCCATAGGGCATTCAGTGTGTTCCTTTTCAACTCAAAATATGAGCTGCTACTTCAG CAAAGGTCCGCGACAAAGGTTACCTTTCCTTTAGTTTGGACCAATACCTGCTGCAGCCATCCTCTGTACCGTGAGTCTGAGCTTATCCAGGAGGACTACCTTG GTGTGAGAAATGCAGCACAGAGGAAGCTACTGGATGAGCTGGGCATCCCAGCAGAAGATGCCCCAGTTGACCAATTCACCCCTCTTGGCCGGATGCTTTACAAGGCGCCATCTGATGGAAAATGGGGGGAGCATGAGC TTGACTACCTGCTGTTCATCGTCCGGGATGTGAAGGTGCAGCCGAACCCTGATGAAGTTGCTGACATAAAGTACGTGAACCGCGAGGAGCTCAAGGAGCTGATCCGAAAGGCTGACGCCGGCGAGGACGGCGTGAAGATCTCCCCCTGGTTCAGGCTGGTGGTGGACAACTTCCTCATGGGCTGGTGGGACCATGTCGAGAAAGGCACCCTCGGCGAGGCTGTGGACATGGAGACCATCCATAAGCTGAAGGAGTGA
- the LOC8081718 gene encoding pentatricopeptide repeat-containing protein At4g18975, chloroplastic isoform X2 has translation MAGAFALRLVPRLAAEPPGRGKGGGGGASRDAGSRALVSKKPNKQQHLWIRKETAGSGKKALRLIDAVSKLPNEREAIYGALDKWSAFEPEFPIIAAAKALGMLKRRQKWLRIIQVTKWLMSKGQVLTWTTLICAQCPRGCSLG, from the exons ATGGCGGGAGCCTTCGCTCTCCGCCTCGTGCCTCGCCTCGCCGCGGAGCCTCCCGGGAGGGGGAAgggtggcggaggaggagccagccGCGACGCAGGCAGCAGGGCGCT GGTGTCAAAGAAACCAAACAAGCAGCAGCATTTGTGGATCAGGAAGGAGACAGCTGGGTCAGGGAAGAAGGCTCTCCGTCTTATTGATGCT GTTTCAAAGTTACCAAATGAAAGAGAAGCTATTTATGGTGCATTGGACAAGTGGAGTGCTTTTGAGCCTGAATTTCCTATTATAGCAGCAGCAAAAGCTTTGGGGATGTTGAAAAGGCGACAAAAATGGCTAAGAATCATCCAG GTAACCAAGTGGTTGATGAGCAAAGGCCAGGTGCTGACATGGACAAC ACTCATATGCGCTCAGTGCCCAAGAGGTTGTTCTCTCGGATGA
- the LOC8081720 gene encoding protein IQ-DOMAIN 14 translates to MSKKKAVTTMTLKDFHGGSIPSELPLPSAPGVTPRPADRTVASPSPVAAAVARPRVPVASPTAAAAAAAMPSFLTNPSRIGRHFDEDERTPFEPAAPRRPAPSPTSFAPAPVVALTRSGPGNAWGPRKEASPASSPVGPAPASAGGQIWSATRIAQASAVEKVISGRWHPSKPSSPPAPVPVPAPVLETPVTPPEIERPRSVGVRELDSAVERGAAPVRPASHEGRVGEGRAGEVPERPRLKLLPRSKPIEAPEPSPTYVEEKQVHQVQVTANLVKAEVNHDVHQNAMMAKTGVLGADAESKVAERPRLNLKPRSYATGQSDEIAVKERPSLFGGARPREQVLKERGVDVLASDLEKTSPVGRPKGEFAKVEQKVEALSINPSVERADGFPAGHRGPRSVDKKDYKRDTDRGDAYRPTRWEDNRRVARDMEKPQEQPRSEPETWRKPVEPPKPEVATPRFGKAATALELAQAFSTSMSDTAPQSRLTSAPSPRVPPSPGARDQSGFSRLTDSRTLHSSPSQRKINGY, encoded by the exons ATGTCGAAGAAGAAGGCTGTCACGACGATGACGCTCAAGGACTTCCACGGCGGCTCCATCCCCTCCGAGCTCCCGCTCCCCTCCGCCCCCGGCGT CACCCCGCGCCCCGCGGACCGCACCGTCGCCTCCCCGTCCCCCGTCGCCGCGGCGGTCGCACGGCCACGCGTACCGGTCGCTTCGCCTACCGCCGCTGCGGCGGCAGCCGCGATGCCTTCCTTCCTCACCAACCCGTCCCGCATCGGCCGTCACTTCGACGAGGACGAGCGCACCCCCTTCGagcccgccgcgccgcgccgcccagCGCCGTCCCCGACGTCGTTCGCACCCGCTCCCGTGGTGGCGCTCACCAGATCCGGGCCCGGGAACGCGTGGGGCCCGAGGAAGGAGGCCTCTCCGGCGTCTTCCCCTGTGGGTCCTGCTCCTGCCTCCGCCGGTGGCCAGATCTGGTCCGCGACACGCATCGCCCAGGCCAGCGCAGTGGAGAAGGTCATCTCCGGGAGGTGGCACCCGTCGAAGCCCTCGTCTCCGCCGGCGCCAGTGCCAGTGCCAGCTCCGGTGCTGGAGACTCCCGTGACCCCGCCGGAGATTGAGAGGCCTAGGTCTGTTGGGGTGAGAGAGCTGGATAGTGCGGTGGAGAGGGGCGCGGCACCAGTGAGACCCGCGTCGCATGAAGGAAGGGTTGGGGAAGGGAGAGCCGGGGAGGTGCCAGAGAGACCCAGGTTGAAGTTGCTTCCTCGGTCCAAGCCAATTGAGGCTCCTGAACCATCTCCTACCTATGTTGAAGAGAAGCAG GTGCACCAGGTCCAGGTTACTGCAAACCTTGTGAAGGCTGAGGTTAATCATGATGTGCACCAGAATGCAATGATGGCTAAAACAGGAGTTTTAGGAGCAGATGCTGAGAGCAAGGTAGCAGAGCGACCGCGTCTGAATCTGAAGCCTCGTTCCTATGCAACAGGACAGTCTGATGAAATTGCTGTTAAGGAAAG GCCATCCCTCTTTGGTGGTGCTCGCCCTCGGGAACAA GTTCTCAAAGAACGCGGAGTGGATGTTTTGGCCAGTGATCTTGAGAAGACTTCACCAGTTGGCAG GCCTAAAGGTGAATTTGCAAAAGTTGAGCAGAAGGTTGAAGCTTTGTCCATTAACCCTTCTGTTGAAAGAGCTGATGGTTTTCCAGCTGGTCATAGAGGCCCAAGGAGTGTTGATAAGAAAGATTACAAGCGGGATACTGACAGGGGTGATGCATATAGGCCTACTCGTTGGGAGGACAACAGGAGGGTCGCTAGAGATATGGAGAAGCCACAGGAGCAACCACGCTCAGAGCCTGAGACATGGCGTAAGCCAGTGGAGCCTCCAAAGCCAGAGGTTGCAACACCTCGTTTTGGGAAAGCAGCAACAGCATTGGAGCTCGCCCAGGCCTTCTCAACGTCCATGTCTGATACCGCACCACAGAGCCGGTTGACCAGTGCTCCCAGTCCAAGAGTTCCTCCTAGCCCAGGGGCTAGGGATCAGTCTGGCTTTTCAAGGCTCACTGACAGCAGGACGTTACACTCCAGCCCTTCCCAGCGAAAGATAAACGGCTACTGA
- the LOC8081718 gene encoding pentatricopeptide repeat-containing protein At4g18975, chloroplastic isoform X1 codes for MAGAFALRLVPRLAAEPPGRGKGGGGGASRDAGSRALVSKKPNKQQHLWIRKETAGSGKKALRLIDAVSKLPNEREAIYGALDKWSAFEPEFPIIAAAKALGMLKRRQKWLRIIQVTKWLMSKGQVLTWTTYDTLMLALFMDKRVDEAESIWNTVIQTHMRSVPKRLFSRMILMYDIHQRPDKVLEIYTDMEELGVRPDEDTARRIGKAFVAFGQEEEEKHVLEKYLKKWKYIHFNGERVRVRRDGPLA; via the exons ATGGCGGGAGCCTTCGCTCTCCGCCTCGTGCCTCGCCTCGCCGCGGAGCCTCCCGGGAGGGGGAAgggtggcggaggaggagccagccGCGACGCAGGCAGCAGGGCGCT GGTGTCAAAGAAACCAAACAAGCAGCAGCATTTGTGGATCAGGAAGGAGACAGCTGGGTCAGGGAAGAAGGCTCTCCGTCTTATTGATGCT GTTTCAAAGTTACCAAATGAAAGAGAAGCTATTTATGGTGCATTGGACAAGTGGAGTGCTTTTGAGCCTGAATTTCCTATTATAGCAGCAGCAAAAGCTTTGGGGATGTTGAAAAGGCGACAAAAATGGCTAAGAATCATCCAG GTAACCAAGTGGTTGATGAGCAAAGGCCAGGTGCTGACATGGACAACGTATGATACACTTATGCTTGCACTTTTTATGGATAAACGGGTGGATGAAGCTGAGTCAATCTGGAATACTGTAATACAGACTCATATGCGCTCAGTGCCCAAGAGGTTGTTCTCTCGGATGATCTTGATGTATGACATTCACCAACGTCCAGATAAAGTTTTGGAG ATATACACTGACATGGAGGAATTAGGGGTGCGTCCAGATGAGGATACAGCGAGACGGATCGGAAAAGCATTTGTGGCTTttggccaagaagaagaagaaaaacacgTCCTTGAGAAATACTTGAAAAAGTGGAAGTACATCCACTTCAACGGTGAGCGTGTTCGGGTGCGGAGGGACGGACCATTGGCATAA